The genomic interval tgaacaGTCTAATGAGGAGAAAGTCATGTTTTTATCCCACTGCCagttgtataatgtatataactgtgtatgtgacaagaACATCTCGTCCATGTGCTTGTTACCTGCAGCATGTCCACCATCTTTTTCAGCTCAGTGTGTTTGATGCCAGCTGCATGCTGCATAGTAAAACCCTTAAAGTTTTCAATGAGTACAAAGCCATTGATCTGAGTCTCCTCATTTTCCAGAAGTTTCTCCAGGATGACACAGTAAGCCCGCAGAGTCTGTCATTTATAAGAGAAAAGCCATAGACCGGGTTAGAACAGAACATTAGAGCCAACATAGCACCACAGGGTACACTTAGATATTTATGACAGTTCAAGCTGCTTTATGTAAGCAAGACAAAGACACCTTTGTATTAGAAGGGAGTAATTTGGCACAGCGTTCAATTTTTAGCACTCAGAAGCAACAAGTTGCTTTTTTTACCCCATAAACTGGCATGAAGTAATGTGACAGTGTATAaactaaatttttttattattactatttagatTATTACAGTTGAGCAGTATGTAAAAATGGCATAATAAGATATGgggcaaagacacacacacacacacacacacacacacacacacacacacacaaacaaaagcagtGTTTGAAGATCGCAATGGCCAACTGGATTCATCCTGTTTCCTCTGGAACCATTTTGTTCATCTGTACTTTGTATCTGATTAAACAATGTGTGCTTATCTGTCGGTCTATCTACTTTAAGTTTTTCCTCCAAAGttatttcataataaataaataaataaataaataaataaataaataaataaataaataaataaaattaaaaaaaagttgagaGACAAATAATACactatgtttatgtttgtttcacTTGCAAACGTATTTCATACACACCTTCTTAATCATTGCTAATGACGTGTAAGAGATGTGTCAGCGACAATGGCTAAACAAGATCATCCCAAATAGATAATTAATCTAGATCTATGTCAGGTTTTACTCTGTCTAATCACCTGTCAGGTCTCTCACTGATAGATGGCATGAATCTTCAGGCTACAAAGAAAAATCAATCTCACTTTATCTTAGAAATTCTGTGTATTTAATATCTGTCGACCATTGGTGGTGCTGTTGGACTTGGTTTAACAAAGAATCCAAATAATccttgttaaaatatttttaactgaTATGAGCAACAAGAATTATCAAAGATTGTTCACACCtcgttttaaaaaataataaaagataattgCGACATTGTATCTCAgaattctgatttttttcacaGAGGAATCGGTTGTGGTGTAGACGCAACAAACCAGATGATACAGAAGTGCCATATTTTATACACCAACAGCTTCATGCACCAGAATGTCAACATGATTGTTGGTGGATACACCAGAAATGTTGGATGTCTGGGATTATTACAGACAAAGAAACTGTCCGTCAATTAATGAGACTTTTAGATGGACAAAGGTCATCTACGTCGACACATATATAACAGTCATGGGCCACACTTTGTCCATTTAAAAATCTTATTAATTGAAATGTGCCACTTCTGCATCATCTTGTTTTGTTGCATCTACACCACAACCGATTCCTCTGTAATGTTCTTTCAAGAGTCCTGAGGCTTAGCTTTATGTTGTTTGACTCCTCCAATGAAATCAGGATCTCTCTTGAAGGATCAGGATTTGTgaaaccacaaaaaaacaatactcTATAATGTTCTGCATAACCATACAGCAAGATCAACATAAGTAACTGGGAGAAATTACATCAGAACAATGAAATATATGGTGCATTTGTGAGGAAAAATACAAGAATTGCAAGGAAAAAAATTacgcaattctgagatataaagacATCATTTTGAGAAATAACGATGCaactctgagatataaagtcacaattatcttttattatcCCTTTAAAATGAGGCAGAAACATTTTCCATAAACAATGAATCctggttgatttttttcttatatctCTGAAAGACTGGAGGCTTAGCTGTCCCTTTACCAGATCTGTGTTTTGGGTGTAATTTGTGTTTCGTACACATACTTCATCGAAGGTGACCTCTTCCAAATCCCAGTTTTCTATGTTGAAAAGGAGCACCACACGTCCGTACTTGTCACGTGTGCCAAGTATTTGTGGATAGCCAGCCTCGATGGTACTGCGCACTGCTTCAGGGGTCAAATCCTCAAACAGCTCGGGGTAGTCACGTCGGAAACGCACATAACCTGGTGAACAGAAATGAGATCAATACAAACAGCAAGAACTGTCTGCATATGAAAAAAGAGTGCAAGTGTGATgccgcatacacacacacacacacacacacacacacacacatacacacacacacacatacacacacacaaaagacagtaagttctttgtcatgttttgtCCACATCCTCTATGTCCTCAACCTCGGTCAGAAGTTTACAAGATGATGCAATAATGGATTGTCCTTTTATACACTCTAGAATGCACCAATTAACCAGTAAGTGtacattcacattcactttTCTCTCATGCATGTGCACAGCAACTGAAGGCTGAGGCATAAAAGCCTGTCTTGTCTGCCTGGTCATAACTATCTGAAGTTTCTGGGAAAATAAATGTGCCCTAATTATGCACAAAGAGCCTCTGTCAGTGTTCCCCTGAAAGCCTAATTGAGACAAATgatttctttgttaaaaaaagcCCAGAGATGTAGAGTAGAACAGCACAGTTttttacacaaaagcagcggtgtgacataaacaaatgacaatgacaatCTATCAGATATTAGAGACCCAGGAAATTGTTTAACCACCCTTCATGAGCTCATATGCTCTGGCCACGTCAAACTTGCGCGCACGAATAAACCTCAGGAGCAGAGAATCTGGTTTGTTCCCAAATTTCTCCTTCACGGCCACGGACAAGTCATCCATATTCTCTGGCTTCTCACAAATCAGGGATCTCAGCTCCTTTACTGCAGACACTCTTTTCTCCACGGTCTCTTTCAGCTCATCCTTTGCCTGTTAGAAAAGAAGTCATACAGATATGAACAAAACAGGAAGACTCATTTACTTcaaaatttcttttgtttttcatttcctgttgtTGATTTTTCTTAATCACAAAAgattaaaatttacattttacaaaaaacaaaaaacactttataaaatacattttataaagttttctttcatgttcatcataatattttttctgtCCCAAAAAGTGGGGTGTCTTCGTggataaaattcagacccaaacaCGGGGACAGCTAAAAGcacaatttattaaataaaacataacacaaaaaaacgGGAAACActaggagaaagaaaagaaaaccgaAACTCAAAGATACAGGTAAGAGATACAAAGACAGCACAAAGATGAGGATTCAAGAAGGAACAAACaggggagacaattagacacataaggaacaggtggcACCAGCAAAAAGGGCTAGATCCTGACATTTTTCTTGTGATATTTATggaacaaaatctaaaaataaaataaaaatccatgtaaaataatagatatttttttattcttttactgGCACATTACTTTTACATTATGTAGatactattaatattaaaaaaaacaaacaaaagaacgTAAAAAACCTTCTGTACTGTGTGATCAGGGAGTTGCTCACATGGCCCGAACACCGGCCCATGATCCTTCACAGTCAGGTGCTCAAGCTTGGAGCGCAAGGCCTGTTCATCCTCTGAGACCATGCGGAAAGTGCCGGTCTTTTTCAccaacaaagacaaagaaagtgTAAAGCAACCAACCACTGTGTACAACaaagtttaaaagatttaaagaaaGCTAATTGCTTGCCCATGATTTGAGGATGAAATCATACAGAtctcacacaaaaacagcattaaagGGTATTAAAAATACCCGAAATGATGCAAAGTAGGAATAGATATGTGGTACATGTGAACTTACAGAAGCCATAATCACCAGATCGTTCAGCAGTTACTCAGACACTGAAGACAGAAACAATATCTAATTAAATCCATTCACTGGGGACGTGCTACTGCTGCTACAAGTTCAAATCCTGAGGTCATGCAACAAATCCCAgagcgatatatatatatatatatacaagcaAGAGAGAAATCAAGAAAAAACCCATCAGAGGGCACATGTTGTTCCACTTGTAGTTTTTCTATCAAACAAAACAGCTGTGTAAGCAAAACAGTGTGAAAATGaattatgctaaaaaaaatttgCATGGATCCCTTTTAAGCTTCTTAATGTAAGAGGGATTATAATATTGATTTCTGTAGCAATTTTCATATATTGCATTTA from Tachysurus vachellii isolate PV-2020 chromosome 1, HZAU_Pvac_v1, whole genome shotgun sequence carries:
- the rlbp1a gene encoding retinaldehyde-binding protein 1a isoform X1, whose amino-acid sequence is MASTGTFRMVSEDEQALRSKLEHLTVKDHGPVFGPCEQLPDHTVQKAKDELKETVEKRVSAVKELRSLICEKPENMDDLSVAVKEKFGNKPDSLLLRFIRARKFDVARAYELMKGYVRFRRDYPELFEDLTPEAVRSTIEAGYPQILGTRDKYGRVVLLFNIENWDLEEVTFDETLRAYCVILEKLLENEETQINGFVLIENFKGFTMQHAAGIKHTELKKMVDMLQDSFPARFKAVHVIHQPWYFTTTYNVAKSFMKSKLLERVFVHGDDLDAYFRDFSVEILPPDFSGTGLRCDGRETANKLFGSEDTAL
- the rlbp1a gene encoding retinaldehyde-binding protein 1a isoform X2, whose product is MASTGTFRMVSEDEQALRSKLEHLTVKDHGPVFGPCEQLPDHTAKDELKETVEKRVSAVKELRSLICEKPENMDDLSVAVKEKFGNKPDSLLLRFIRARKFDVARAYELMKGYVRFRRDYPELFEDLTPEAVRSTIEAGYPQILGTRDKYGRVVLLFNIENWDLEEVTFDETLRAYCVILEKLLENEETQINGFVLIENFKGFTMQHAAGIKHTELKKMVDMLQDSFPARFKAVHVIHQPWYFTTTYNVAKSFMKSKLLERVFVHGDDLDAYFRDFSVEILPPDFSGTGLRCDGRETANKLFGSEDTAL